In Cryptomeria japonica chromosome 10, Sugi_1.0, whole genome shotgun sequence, a genomic segment contains:
- the LOC131027749 gene encoding uncharacterized protein LOC131027749: MGNPLWCIFPITAGKNMKIIRLLDSNGRERRLQELQITANEIMKRYPENIVAQADSFYIGEKVPVLSADEKLEAGQSYFLLPETMKGSVLSASWLASLAGKASRVSPVSSRFPSAISVQPFEAEKTEDGRIQLKIMPEFIQKLLENGKMGSQSDGGDGDGDGDGDDDDSCSGLCSTPELQKDYQQLVRGRAHAWRPRLETIVEEHKGYKLFRLRRKN, from the coding sequence ATGGGAAATCCTCTGTGGTGCATTTTCCCCATTACAGCAGGCAAGAACATGAAAATAATCAGACTTTTGGATTCAAATGGGCGGGAAAGGCGTCTGCAGGAGCTCCAGATCACTGCTAATGAGATAATGAAGAGATATCCAGAAAACATTGTGGCCCAAGCTGATTCATTCTACATTGGAGAAAAAGTCCCTGTTTTGTCTGCAGATGAGAAATTGGAAGCTGGGCAGAGCTATTTTCTGTTACCAGAGACGATGAAGGGAAGTGTTTTATCTGCCTCCTGGTTGGCCTCTTTAGCAGGAAAAGCTTCCAGAGTTTCTCCTGTTAGCAGTAGATTTCCCTCTGCCATTTCTGTGCAGCCATTTGAGGCAGAGAAGACTGAAGATGGGCGCATTCAGCTCAAGATCATGCCAGAGTTTATTCAAAAGCTTCTAGAAAATGGAAAAATGGGCTCACAAtctgatggtggtgatggtgatggtgatggtgatggtgatgatgatgattcttgttcCGGTCTGTGTAGTACTCCAGAGTTGCAGAAGGATTACCAGCAGTTGGTAAGAGGCAGAGCACATGCTTGGCGGCCCAGGCTGGAAACAATTGTGGAGGAACATAAGGGCTACAAATTGTTTAGATTGAGAAGGAAAAATTAA